From a region of the Dunckerocampus dactyliophorus isolate RoL2022-P2 chromosome 20, RoL_Ddac_1.1, whole genome shotgun sequence genome:
- the ppt2b gene encoding lysosomal thioesterase PPT2, which yields MKGFVTGLVNRSSVAVGVFWPLLAGGLWAAVVAYKPVVIVHGLFDSSGDFKNLQRFINESHPGTNVTVIDLFDRSASLQPMWKQVEGFKAAIYPIMQNSADGVHFICYSQGGLVCRGILSTLPDHNVHTFISLSSPQAGQYGDTDYLRYLFPQFVKSNLYHLCYTAIGQRISICNYWNDPHHRDMYVNSSDYLALLNSERPNPNSTEWKKNFLKISKLVLVGGPDDGVITPWQSSQFGFFDDNETVVEMQSQDVYLKDVFGLKSLAARGDLILCSVPDVQHVWWHSNETVFHTCMEKWLV from the exons ATGAAGGGCTTTGTCACTGGCTTGGTAAACCGGAGTAGCGTTGCAGTCGGTGTCTTCTGGCCGCTTTTGGCTGGAGGTCTCTGGGCAGCTGTGGTCGCCTACAAGCCGGTGGTCATCGTGCACGGCTTGTTCGACAGCTCGGGAGATTTTAAGAACCTACAACGTTTTATTAACGAG TCTCATCCTGGAACAAATGTGACCGTGATCGACTTGTTCGACCGAAGTGCGAGTCTGCAGCCCATGTGGAAGCAAGTGGAGGGTTTCAAGGCCGCTATTTATCCGATCATGCAAAACTCTGCCGATGGAGTCCATTTTATCTGCTACTCTCaag GTGGGCTGGTTTGCAGAGGAATCCTCTCCACTTTGCCTGATCACAACGTGCACACGTTCATCTCGCTGTCCTCTCCTCAAGCCGGACAATACGGAG ATACCGACTACTTGAGGTACCTTTTCCCGCAGTTTGTGAAGTCCAACCTGTACCACCTGTGTTACACAGCCATAGGCCAGAGGATATCCATCTGCAACTACTGGAATG ACCCCCACCACAGGGACATGTATGTAAACAGCAGTGATTATCTGGCGTTGCTCAACAGTGAGAGACCCAATCCGAATTCAACAG AGTGGAAGAAAAACTTCTTAAAAATCAGCAAGTTGGTGCTTGTGGGAGGACCAGACGATGGAGTCATCACCCCCTGGCAGTCCAG tcagTTTGGATTCTTCGACGACAACGAGACCGTTGTTGAGATGCAGAGTCAAGAC GTCTACTTAAAGGATGTCTTCGGTTTGAAGTCGTTGGCGGCTCGTGGCGATCTGATCTTGTGTTCCGTTCCTGACGTCCAACACGTGTGGTGGCACTCTAATGAGACTGTTTTTCACACTTGTATGGAGAAGTGGCTGGTATAA